Within Topomyia yanbarensis strain Yona2022 chromosome 2, ASM3024719v1, whole genome shotgun sequence, the genomic segment TGGTCTAGGGCTTCTACCAAACACTGCAACTATATAGACTGTGCCTAgtgatttcgatttcgaaaaaCCTCTTACACTTTTTGAAACAGCACTGTGGCATGCTGATCAGGGTTTTATTCGgccattgcaaactcaattatcacatgtctACTATTCAGCACGTTGAGTCATTTTGGTTTTTTTGTGACCACGATGCTAAAAGATTTAGGGTATAGAGCTCATTTTGACACTACTAGGAAGGATGCGGCAATATTCAATTAATTACACAACCCaaaatcgatggaatgcgtatgaattggcatcagCTCATTTGATTCGTTCCTAACAAAATTTGTCTTCGAACCTATCTTATATGTTATATGATTAGGGTTTTTAATTTGGTTAACATTTTGCAACGATGTTGTAAATACTATGTACTAAGACTGCTCATCGTTCGTCTTGCCCGCATTTTATCCAAAATACATATGTAAATGGACTCTTGAAGTCAACATTCAGACTTCAAAATGAAATTCTAAACAGAAACCTCCCCATCGAATTCACAATAATGACGTGAGAAATTTTTGGCCAGAATTGAAAAAATCCCCCGAACTTTCATTGTTTTAAATTCCGTTTACATTTTCGTTGATAGGTTTATGTTTAATTAAAAACACTTTCCAAATCCGCATTTTGCTGGCCGAACCGGAGAACCCGATGAATATTTCAAATGGGAAACGCTGATTAACGGTCCGTGCTGCAATAAAGCAAGCAATAGCTAACATTTTCAGCCCCAACTGCACCGATATTCTAGTTATGCAGGCCCGCGTCGGCCGCCCTGTGAGAACAAGGGTTGAGACTGGCCTCTTTTATGTATCGATCATCCTTGGCTAATCATTCTATCGTGATTTCACCAGCTGACTTAGTATCCATATATAAAGTGCTAGCGCATCTGCTTTGGGTGCATTAGTTAGTTTCGTAATTGCGACCGAGAAGCATTCGTTCGAAAGTTTCGGTGAGTTAGttcatattttatattttgctAGGGTTCGTCACATTAGTGCATTGAAGTCTTTTCGCTGATTCTAATAGAAGCCTTCTCTTCGTTTAGTTTTCCGAGCACTGCCAAAAATGAAATTCATCATCGTAGCTAGTTTGGTGTTGATTGCTGTTGTTTCGGCCCAGGATAAGTACACAACCAAGTACGATGGAATCAACATCGAAGAGATCCTGAAATCGGACCGCCTTTTCAACAATTACTACAAGTGCCTTATGGATGAGGGCCCGTGTACTCCGGATGgcaaagaattgaaaaaaatccttCCGGAAGCACTTCAAACCGATTGCGCAAAGTGCAGTGAGACTCAGCGTTCCGGTGCCATTGCGGTGGTCAACAATGTGATCGAGAA encodes:
- the LOC131683194 gene encoding ejaculatory bulb-specific protein 3-like, whose protein sequence is MKFIIVASLVLIAVVSAQDKYTTKYDGINIEEILKSDRLFNNYYKCLMDEGPCTPDGKELKKILPEALQTDCAKCSETQRSGAIAVVNNVIENRPEQWKKLQAKYDPENIYFEKYRSEVGTTASTV